In Leishmania panamensis strain MHOM/PA/94/PSC-1 chromosome 18 sequence, the following proteins share a genomic window:
- a CDS encoding elongation factor Tu, putative (TriTrypDB/GeneDB-style sysID: LpmP.18.0740) — MLRSPVQRLAPKAKEAFVRGKPHLIIGTIGHVDHGKTTLTSAITTVLAKRGQAQAMDYFAIDKSPEEKSRKITINATHVEYESEKRHYGHIDCPGHMDFVKNMITGAAQMDGGIIVVAATDGVMPQTREHLLICSQIGLPALVGFINKVDMTDEDTCDLVDMEVREQLEKYKFPAEETPIVRGSALKAVEGDAKYEEKILELVKKCDEWIPDPPRNTDKPFLMAIEHVYEIGKDKKSVIVTGRVDQGLLKLNTDAELAGFRAKKSTVKVTGIEMYHKTLNECMPGDSVGVSIVGTGDTTSLSKDNVERGMVMAAPGSTNLYNKVKAQVYVLTKDEGGRHTGFSPHYRPQLFFHCADVTADLSFPEAEKHREELNKKYGRGPEEDKKKEAEMREFESKLVCMPGDNRELILTLAYPMPINKGLKFTIREGKITVGWGAVVETMGLDTKVSIEGKRIGAKPVTGKKKK; from the coding sequence ATGCTTCGCTCACCTGTGCAGCGTCTCGCCCCCAAGGCGAAAGAAGCGTTTGTTCGTGGTAAGCCGCATCTCATCATCGGCACCATCGGTCACGTCGACCACGGCAAGACGACGCTGACGTCGGCCATCACAACGGTCCTGGCGAAGCGCGGTCAGGCGCAGGCGATGGACTACTTCGCGATCGACAAGTCCccagaggagaagagccgcAAGATCACCATCAATGCCACACACGTCGAGTACGAGTCGGAGAAGCGTCACTACGGCCACATCGACTGCCCTGGACACATGGACTTTGTGAAAAACATGATTACCGGAGCTGCGCAGATGGATGGTGGCATCATTGTGGTGGCTGCCACCGACGGCGTCAtgccgcagacacgcgagCACCTACTGATCTGCTCGCAGATTGGACTGCCGGCGCTTGTAGGGTTCATCAACAAGGTGGACATGACGGACGAAGACACGTGCGACCTGGTGGACATGGAGGTGCGTGAGCAGCTGGAGAAATACAAGTTTCCGGCGGAAGAGACTCCGATCGTGCGCGGCTCCGCCCTCAAGGCCGTCGAGGGCGACGCGAAGTACGAGGAGAAAATTCTTGAACTGGTGAAGAAGTGCGACGAGTGGATCCCCGACCCGCCGCGCAATACAGACAAGCCCTTCCTCATGGCCATTGAGCACGTTTACGAGATCGGCAAGGACAAGAAGAGCGTCATTGTAACCGGTCGCGTCGATCAGGGTCTGCTGAAGCTCAACACAGACGCCGAGCTGGCCGGCTTCAGAGCCAAGAAGTCGACGGTCAAGGTGACGGGCATCGAGATGTACCACAAGACGCTGAACGAGTGCATGCCCGGCGACTCAGTCGGCGTCAGCATTGTCGGCACCGGCGACACGACGAGCCTATCGAAGGACAACGTTGAGCGTGGCATGGTAATGGCCGCGCCCGGTAGCACAAACCTGTACAACAAGGTGAAGGCGCAGGTGTACGTGCTGACAAAGGATGAGGGTGGGCGCCACACCGGGTTCAGCCCCCACTACCGCccgcagctcttcttccACTGCGCTGACGTAACGGCGGACCTGAGTTTTccagaggcagagaagcatcGCGAGGAGCTTAACAAGAAGTACGGCCGCGGCCCCGAGGAGGAtaagaaaaaggaggcggagatgagGGAGTTCGAGAGCAAGCTCGTCTGTATGCCGGGCGACAACCGCGAGCTGATCCTGACGCTGGCGTACCCAATGCCCATCAACAAGGGACTGAAGTTCACCATCCGTGAAGGCAAGATCACCGTCGGCTGGGGCGCTGTGGTGGAGACTATGGGCCTCGACACGAAAGTGAGCATTGAAGGGAAGCGCATCGGCGCCAAGCCGGTGActggaaagaaaaagaagtaG
- a CDS encoding hypothetical protein (TriTrypDB/GeneDB-style sysID: LpmP.18.0750), translated as MLVMEEQLGRQTVHTAELEARHDITALLVRSYFVVPPSCPHLVGRSVHSEPDVQPDCLAAASSSHSKEDCDKATKQPCSTESPAGSPSTAELSQSHRQPSRQSCAMARQCEDDTRRSSDLQQLSSLWRQLSDLDERLAEVEWTVMQCRGAPPMSDTCQPQKSHINSFRPTMDDLVALLDSLLTSREETRAPQWAAVTAGTALPPPIHSRQQHTLAILAKLRDALRSTQASYKAATGIRAHVSLETLLQLPPETLLLLTCTNDGMRNVRQPQSCRSFSASGGAAAWGDLRSSTSLYTLWAALMDAVDMFPCFTLPAAEALWAAVLWMHTCAPLAPSIHGETPAPAPASQRSHASGRDTAPLDPTGFAHTATGKGGGGSHPQPLRATAQPPPHTGSISTLQHRSERSAVEPRQRRSSSETPQRGAACHKGAAALAVQSRLQEDNERWAYRDFPVRHRYTAPTVYDDLFPLPTAVSAFMEPPLYTAASPSMSAEQNSGPAVTAAAVTNLSFYTGPARRPRPLV; from the coding sequence ATGCTcgtgatggaggagcagctgggcCGCCAGACCGTGCACACTGCAGAGCTGGAGGCACGGCACGACATCACTGCTCTGCTAGTTCGCTCCTACTTCGTGGTGCCGCCATCGTGTCCACACCTGGTGGGGAGGTCTGTTCATTCGGAGCCAGACGTGCAGCCGGATTGCCTGGCTGCCGCATCGAGTAGCCACAGTAAGGAAGACTGTGACAAGGCAACGAAGCAACCGTGCAGCACAGAGTCCCCTGCAGGATCGCCGTCGACAGCAGAGCTCTCTCAGAGCCACAGGCAACCCTCTCGGCAGAGCTGTGCGATGGCACGGCAATGCGAAGACGACACACGTCGAAGCTCTGActtgcagcagctctctTCGTTGTGGAGGCAGCTATCTGACCTCGATGAACGACTGGCCGAAGTAGAGTGGACAGTGATGCAGTGCCGAGGGGCACCGCCGATGAGCGACACGTGCCAACCTCAAAAAAGCCACATCAACTCGTTCAGACCAACGATGGACGACTTAGTCGCTCTTCTCGACTCTCTTCTCACATCGCGAGAGGAGACCCGCGCGCCTCAATGGGCCGCAGTGACAGCCGGCACAGCGCTACCGCCGCCGATCCActctcggcagcagcacacgctaGCCATACTTGCCAAACTAcgcgatgcgctgcgcagTACCCAGGCCTCATACAAAGCAGCCACGGGCATCCGCGCACACGTCTCACTGGAgacgctcctgcagctgccacctGAGactctgctgcttctcacATGCACTAACGATGGCATGCGCAATGTACGCCAGCCTCAATCCTGTCGTTCCTTCAGTGCCTccggtggagcagcagcgtggggTGACCTCCGGTCAAGCACTTCACTTTACACGCTGTGGGCTGCGCTCATGGATGCGGTTGACATGTTCCCCTGCTTCACGCTCCCTGCGGCAGAGGCACTctgggcagcggtgctgtggATGCACACGTGTGCTCCTCTTGCACCCTCAATCCACGGCGAGACgccggcaccagcgcctgcGAGCCAACGCAGCCACGCCTCGGGAAGGGACACAGCGCCTCTCGACCCGACAGGTTTTGCGCACACAGCGACCggcaagggagggggaggcagccaCCCTCAACCTCTCCGAGCTAcagcacagccgccgccgcataCAGGCTCCATCTCTACGTTGCAGCACCGATCGGAAAGGAGTGCTGTAGAACCTCGACAACGGCGCTCTTCCTCGGAGACGCCTCAGCGAGGGGCTGCATGCCACAagggcgccgccgccttggccGTGCAGAGTCGCTTGCAAGAGGATAACGAGCGATGGGCGTACCGAGACTTCCCTGTCCGTCATCGATACACGGCGCCGACTGTGTACGATGACCTCTTTCCCTTGCCGACTGCTGTGTCAGCGTTTATGGAGCCCCCGCTGTATACCGCGGCATCGCCGTCAATGTCGGCCGAGCAGAACAGCGGTCCCGCCGTCACAGCTGCGGCGGTCACCAACCTCAGCTTCTACACCGGACCTGCCCGCAGACCACGGCCGCTCGTGTAA